From Danio rerio strain Tuebingen ecotype United States chromosome 7, GRCz12tu, whole genome shotgun sequence, the proteins below share one genomic window:
- the pop4 gene encoding ribonuclease P protein subunit p29 (The RefSeq protein has 1 substitution compared to this genomic sequence) translates to MERVLQSEIPSDQSHLLGVESQHGTDAEAFTKAFVKNSIPHMKDAAIEDMMARKAVVLEYKRPKKKVKKVKAKGLNAKERRRLQIFQLKPEHQKYELFLPLHELWKSYIEDLCNGLKPGSNPQVIQQKLLKADFHGAILTVVRSKCPSYVGLTGILVQELKHIFKLITKEDKLKVIPKRNSVFSVEVGGFVSHIYGSKFELRSSERSAKKFKVKGTIDL, encoded by the exons ATGGAAC GTGTGCTGCAGTCAGAAATCCCCTCAGATCAAAGTCATCTTTTGGGAGTTGAG TCTCAACATGGCACAGATGCAGAGGCTTTCACAAAAGCATTTGTCAAGAATAGCATTCCCCATATGAAAGACGCAGCTATCGAGGATATGATGGCACGCAAGGCAGTGGTCCTGGAATATAAAAGACCAAAGAAAAAGGTGAAGAAGGTAAAAGCCAAGGGACTGAATGCCAAAGAAAGAAGACGGCTGCAAATATTCCAGCTTAAGCCTGAACATCAAAA ATATGAACTCTTCTTACCTCTGCATAAGCTGTGGAAAAGCTATATTGAGGATCTGTGCAATGGATTGAAACCAGGAAG CAACCCACAGGTGATCCAGCAGAAGCTCTTGAAAGCTGATTTCCATGGTGCTATATTAACAG TTGTCAGATCGAAATGCCCTTCGTATGTGGGTCTAACTGGCATTCTTGTACAGGAACTGAAGCACATCTTCAAACTCATTACAAAAGAGGACAAACTAAAAG TTATACCAAAGAGGAACAGTGTGTTCAGTGTGGAGGTTGGAGGTTTCGTTTCTCACATCTATGGCAGCAAGTTTGAACTGCGCTCCAGTGAGCGATCAGCCAAGAAATTCAAAGTCAAAGGGACTATTGACTTGTAA
- the pop4 gene encoding ribonuclease P protein subunit p29 isoform X1, protein MKDAAIEDMMARKAVVLEYKRPKKKVKKVKAKGLNAKERRRLQIFQLKPEHQKYELFLPLHKLWKSYIEDLCNGLKPGSNPQVIQQKLLKADFHGAILTVVRSKCPSYVGLTGILVQELKHIFKLITKEDKLKVIPKRNSVFSVEVGGFVSHIYGSKFELRSSERSAKKFKVKGTIDL, encoded by the exons ATGAAAGACGCAGCTATCGAGGATATGATGGCACGCAAGGCAGTGGTCCTGGAATATAAAAGACCAAAGAAAAAGGTGAAGAAGGTAAAAGCCAAGGGACTGAATGCCAAAGAAAGAAGACGGCTGCAAATATTCCAGCTTAAGCCTGAACATCAAAA ATATGAACTCTTCTTACCTCTGCATAAGCTGTGGAAAAGCTATATTGAGGATCTGTGCAATGGATTGAAACCAGGAAG CAACCCACAGGTGATCCAGCAGAAGCTCTTGAAAGCTGATTTCCATGGTGCTATATTAACAG TTGTCAGATCGAAATGCCCTTCGTATGTGGGTCTAACTGGCATTCTTGTACAGGAACTGAAGCACATCTTCAAACTCATTACAAAAGAGGACAAACTAAAAG TTATACCAAAGAGGAACAGTGTGTTCAGTGTGGAGGTTGGAGGTTTCGTTTCTCACATCTATGGCAGCAAGTTTGAACTGCGCTCCAGTGAGCGATCAGCCAAGAAATTCAAAGTCAAAGGGACTATTGACTTGTAA
- the plekhf1 gene encoding pleckstrin homology domain-containing family F member 1 → MAEHLAFTIQNRERIQAVESSFGRTGKMLQKPGRFLVGEGCLQKLCRRGPQPRVFYLFNDILVYGSIMLHGRWNNKQNIIPLEEVQQEDLEDGMAMANQWLIRTPRKSFYVSAESPEEKIAWMGHIEQYRTLHVKNKGLPAKKSGDDFATPWIPDVASAICMRCSKRFTVANRRHHCRRCGYIVCQACSKGRAVLPHISNRPVRVCRNCKNDMTDGMRQVQGKMRAKGNHWKKNSVEDTPTMPEFENSSDEENENADECHQVPTKWFQSQEEDSFSAYCYIKPEHRNPPVGGH, encoded by the coding sequence ATGGCAGAACACTTGGCTTTTACCATTCAGAACCGTGAGCGAATCCAAGCAGTAGAAAGCTCGTTTGGCCGCACCGGAAAGATGCTTCAAAAACCCGGCCGTTTTCTTGTCGGAGAGGGGTGTTTGCAGAAACTTTGCCGACGTGGTCCTCAACCCAGAGTCTTCTACCTCTTCAACGACATCCTGGTGTACGGGAGCATCATGCTGCACGGTCGCTGGAACAATAAGCAAAACATCATTCCTTTAGAAGAGGTACAGCAGGAAGATCTGGAAGACGGGATGGCCATGGCGAACCAATGGCTCATCCGAACACCTCGCAAGTCTTTCTACGTCTCTGCTGAATCCCCAGAGGAGAAAATCGCATGGATGGGCCACATTGAGCAGTACAGGACACTCCATGTGAAAAATAAAGGCCTTCCTGCGAAAAAAAGCGGAGATGACTTCGCGACACCGTGGATCCCTGATGTGGCTTCGGCCATCTGTATGCGTTGCTCCAAACGATTCACCGTTGCTAATCGGAGGCACCACTGCAGGAGATGCGGGTATATAGTATGTCAAGCTTGCTCAAAGGGCCGAGCCGTGCTGCCACACATCTCTAACAGACCTGTGAGGGTTTGCCGAAATTGCAAGAACGACATGACAGACGGAATGAGACAAGTACAGGGGAAGATGAGAGCAAAGGGAAATCACTGGAAGAAGAACTCCGTCGAGGACACACCGACAATGCCGGAGTTTGAGAACTCCAGTGATGAGGAGAATGAAAACGCAGACGAGTGCCACCAGGTGCCCACCAAGTGGTTCCAGAGCCAGGAGGAGGACAGTTTCTCTGCGTACTGTTACATTAAGCCCGAGCACAGAAATCCTCCGGTTGGTGGACACTAA
- the si:ch211-260e23.7 gene encoding protein C19orf12 homolog: MNRQIDDVMGLCCRVSESRQIKAALQNSSKGAAAAGGGAFVGGLLGGPPGIFIGGALGGAFGWWMTSGKFHPLHQIIMEMPPQQKNKLYSEVMAVLGNLDWVDMAQLILLVMGNSSLQMRVLTTLISFATKELGAKIEYGQN, from the exons ATGAACCGTCAAATAGACGATGTGATGGGTCTCTGCTGTAGGGTTTCAGAGAGCAGACAGATTAAAGCGGCTCTCCAGAACTCCAGCAAAGGGGCTGCAGCAGCCGGCGGAGGGGCTTTTGTAGGTGGTCTGCTCGGAGGTCCACCCGGTATATTTATTG GCGGTGCTTTGGGAGGTGCATTTGGATGGTGGATGACTAGTGGCAAATTCCATCCTCTACATCAGATCATCATGGAGATGCCTCCCCAACAGAAGAACAAACTGTACTCTGAGGTCATGGCCGTGCTGGGCAATCTGGATTGGGTTGACATGGCACAACTCATTTTACTAGTGATGGGTAACTCCTCTCTACAGATGCGAGTGCTTACTACTTTGATCTCTTTTGCAACAAAAGAGCTCGGAGCCAAAATAGAATATGGACAAAATTAG
- the zgc:101715 gene encoding Protein C19orf12 homolog-like, with amino-acid sequence MANRKDDIIKFCCEISADKKIQAAFKGSAKGAAVAGGGAFVGGLIGGPAGIALGAAVGGALGAWMTSGQFRPLPEILMELTPSQQDKLYSDVMAIVGSLKWTDVPQLMAQVHGNSSLQEQVLGAILSYTKNQLKAEVKFED; translated from the exons ATGGCGAATCGAAAAGATGATATTATAAAGTTTTGCTGTGAAATCTCCGCCGATAAGAAGATACAAGCCGCATTTAAAGGCTCGGCGAAAGGAGCAGCAGTTGCCGGTGGAGGTGCTTTTGTCGGAGGACTGATTGGAGGTCCAGCTGGCATTGCACTCG GTGCTGCAGTGGGAGGTGCGCTGGGAGCATGGATGACCAGTGGCCAGTTCAGACCTCTTCCTGAAATCCTCATGGAACTGACTCCTTCACAGCAGGACAAACTGTACTCCGATGTCATGGCCATAGTGGGTTCACTCAAATGGACTGACGTTCCTCAGCTGATGGCTCAGGTTCATGGGAATTCTTCTCTACAAGAGCAAGTGCTGGGTGCTATACTCAGTTATACTAAAAACCAGCTTAAAGCTGAGGTCAAGTTTGAGGATTGA
- the si:ch211-260e23.8 gene encoding protein C19orf12 homolog: protein MTMSSRVDDVMQLCCEVSASRKIKAAVKSSGKGAAAAGGGAFVGGMVGGPAGIAVGGTLGGLLGTWITSGQFKPFPEIIEELPPKYKEVLYSDIMAALSSLNWTDVASLIALVMGSVTLQEQVLAAIHTFATKELNAELQYGK, encoded by the exons ATGACAATGAGCAGTCGAGTGGATGATGTGATGCAGCTTTGCTGTGAGGTCTCAGCCAGCAGGAAGATCAAAGCAGCAGTGAAGAGCTCTGGAAAGGGAGCAGCAGCAGCGGGTGGAGGTGCTTTTGTAGGGGGAATGGTCGGAGGCCCAGCCGGAATAGCTGTTG GTGGTACTTTGGGAGGTCTCCTGGGAACTTGGATAACCAGTGGCCAATTCAAACCTTTTCCTGAGATAATTGAGGAGCTTCCCCCTAAATACAAGGAGGTCCTGTACTCTGATATCATGGCTGCTCTGAGCTCTCTGAACTGGACAGATGTGGCTAGTCTCATTGCTCTGGTTATGGGAAGCGTCACTCTGCAGGAGCAAGTTCTTGCTGCTATACACACTTTTGCCACGAAAGAGCTCAATGCTGAATTGCAGTATGGAAAGTGA